TCCCCGTTACAACACTCTTCTTCCCCAATGAGAAAAATTGGAGATTTCTATAAGCCTTGATCCTTTTCTTGTATATAAGATGCATGAATGACTTTTCATTGGGGGGAATAGAAAATTAACTGGATGCGTATGAtaactaaaagcttcatcccatgtacctgtttcccttgaattatcccctacagcgctaagctgtcagcatTGTTGTTGATGTTGCTTAATCACACCCCCGGCAGCAGCActttgcaaagggtttgaaggggggaaatgtatttttttatatataaaaaatcaatggatgacccaatctgattcaaatttggtatgcttaaagctctccttaatatctattactgtgccaattttgatgtctttatgtttaaagcttacacagatgttagcatttgtttaatttttctcaaatcctgctcctgcgccccagtggccgctcggaaaacaacaaatgataacgCTCGAAAAGTAGTACCgtaatattgcacttcttttggctttttagcacaattaaagcaggatgcatgggagtacttcacaatcaaagcagattataaggtggaaaacttctgagtcctttgcatgcaattcacagtgattgcacagtataaccccggtgtgataaagctctaaaatgTCCCATAGCAAATTCTGTCATGTCCCAATGTACTTCTCCCACTGAAGCTGATTTTTCATCTTTGTACCTAGACGTAATACCTGGCTGCTGCATAGACAAGAATGTGTCCCCACCCACCAGATTCATCTTGCAAGCTGAGCCATGGAAAGGGAGCAGGCGAACGACACCAGCTCTGCAGGTTTCGTCCTCCTGGGTCTCTCCGACTCACCAGAGTTCCAGGGGCTCCTCTTCCCCATCTTCCTCTCCATATACCTACTTACCCTGCTGGGGAATCTCTTGATCATCTTGCTGATTTTCTCCAACAGCAGCCTCTTCCATGcccccatgtacttcttcctcaACCACCTGTCATTGGCTGACCTGGGATTTACTTCTACCACGGTGCCCAAAATGCTGCAGATCGTCGTTCCGAAATCTCTTCAGGTCGCCTCTTTTAAGAACGTTCCTAAACGAGGCAGCTCTTTCTTATTGCTTTTCTTTCATTTCGTTTCGTTTGagcggttcacacttctgtcccttccgtcccaagtgggcgttttttaggggctggctttgggggatgcttgtgatgttctctcttgctcccccccttttttaaaaaattcctccaaACCCAGAATTTCCTGTTTGGTCGTTCGTTGTGATCTatgtggagaagatggataggcaaatggagttagtcagcatcatggctgtttccatcaatttactcctatgtgctcttcgagcactgtctgtgCTCGAGGATGACTACCAGCGTTGCCGCTCGCGACTCCTTAAAATCATGAAAATGCACCAGagatggaggatgctgttcttgcagcagctggagcaggagaggaacTTTGTGGTGTTAGGCACCGAGTTCATTCGtctccctgcttttttcagacgctactgggtccgtcccagtagcaaggactggtgggagaatttagttctgaaagtatggaacgacaaaaggtggatcgagagcttcagggtgactcgagccacgctgtttgaaatcgttgctgagctgactcctgCACTCCAGAGGAACCAGACCGCCATGAGGGAGCCCCTTTCCGTGGCTAAGCGTGTGGCAattgctatttggaagctggctaacccggggttctataaaaatgcagcagagcagtttggggttggccactcgacagttggcgaggtctttgttgaagtgtgcttggcaatggagctagttcttcttcgtcgcacagtctatcttggcgatcatcgaaaggtattttttatttcttctaagaaaaattggatgcacaagtgaaaatgacGTTCAATTTTCCTCAGTGTTTTGGCATTcccattttgtaatttttttccCAATTGTTATGAACTATGCGCATCAGTGCATATTCGTTTATAGGCTCTTTACTGAGCGCAGCGTAGTCTGTGTATAGTGTATAGGCACAGAGCGCAGGCTAGTGTGCTTTGAATTCTATAGGCAAACCTCAATTCTGGcgtgaaaagcagccattttttctcttcacctttccagccagggaggggggagggggcaggtatccattatccccagccttccctctttcgccattcccagttgtaattttttttaattgttatgacCTATGCGCATAATCTATGTTAACATTACTGGTGGTTTAAAAATTGACTTTCActttttaatacaggtaatggaTGGCTTTGCAGCGTTGGGATTTCAGGGAGCCTGCGGAGCCATGGATGGATGGCATATTGAAATAGTTTGTCCCATAAGGCAAGGCAATGATTTCATCAATCGCAAAAACtattattccatgattctgcaggggactacggaccacactggccgcttcacccatattgacgtggggtggagtggaaggaaccacgatgcccatgtattcagaaattcatccctctttgaggcaatgAATGCAGGACTTTTTTGCCTCTCAAATGAGGTTTGGAGAATTGGGGACGTCGAAGTGCCGCCTTTCATTGTTGCTGATGGGGCTTATCCGTTGTggaaatggcttatgaagccctatgggggtAACCTAGAGCCACCGCATGCTCACTTCAACTACTGCCTCAGCCGTGCCCGGAACGTGGTCGAACATGCCTTTGGGAGGCTGAATAGCAGATGGCGGTGCCTCAGTTCTCGGctggaagtggaggaggaaaatGTTCCTTCAGTTATTACGGCTTGGGTAATTatgcacaacatctgtgaagccaGAGGTTACACAATCATTAACAGAGACGGACCTCTAAACCGTATTACACTGGCGACCCTAGGACAAGCCTATGTTAATGATGCAAACGAGCGTCTAGCTGAGGGAACAGAGGTTAGGGATGcaatttgcacatacttgtggcGCCAGAGGGAGTTGCGTcggtaaaattaaactgaactataattgcaatgttgttgctgtattcTCTCTCTGTgcgactttatgttttgtgtaacgttctttcatattgaataaaatcatGGTTTTGGCAGCTGTACTTCCGTTTTAAATTATTATCCCTGCGCATGTCCGATTATCTGCAATTACTTCACCGTGCATATTCATTTAataggctctttacagagcgcagcATAGTCTGTGTATAGTGTATAGGCGCAGAGCGCAGGCTAgagtgctttgaactctatagaCAAacctcaattctggcgcgaaaagcagcctccatttttcctcttcacctttccagccagggaggggggagggggcaggtatccattatcctcagccttccctctttcgccattcccagttgtaattctttttcaATTGTTATGACCTATGTGCATCcgtgcatattcgtttaataggctctttacagagcgtaGCGTTGTCTGTGTATAGTGTATAGGCGCAGAGCGCAGGCTAGAGTGCTTAGAACTCCATAGGCAAACCTATTCATGCATATTTGTGTAACGTcctttcatattgaataaaatcatGGTTTTGGCAGCTGTACTTCCGTTTTAAATTATTATCCCTGCGCATGTCCAATTATCTGCAATTACTTCACCGGGTTTGTAGGGGGCGTAATTCAGGAAGCAAACCACTTCCTGTACTATACCCCGTGTATAGAACAACCTCGTGTATAGTACAAAATGGCCCCCAGGAGAGTTGCTTTTTGTCAATTTCACGAAATAGAGTTGCTGCTGGAGGAACTGCAAAAATCAGGCCATGCAGAGCGCCTAATGTGCagctctaatttaaaaacaatacatatttttaaaaaagcagcccaAACTCTGACCGGCGAGGGATACCCGCGGAGCGCCATCCAAGCCCGCATGAAATTCAAGAGTATTAAGGCTAAATTCTTTGAGGCCATGGAAAAATACCAAGGGCAACCCCCAAGGTGTCATAGGCCCCCTCATTTTGAAGCTCTTTTTAGGCTGTGAAAAGAGGCAGGGGAGCCAAGCTGGTTTGAAAGGAGACCTGCTAGTAAGTTTATATTCTTATGTAATataatgaatttttttttaaagattacaTAGTTTTTTCATATGCTGCTTCATTACAATTTCAGTCTTGTCTGATAACCTGGCTGTATCTGCAGCAGTTTGAGCACTACAATAACAATCATGTTACTGTAATGTTAAGGCAATTACTATTGCTATACTTATGAAGTTGTGTCATTACATAACATATATAGACTGTAACCAACTTAATGAAACAGCAATGTAAATTTGTTAAGTAAAGACAAGAAATGTCAATAcatattgtaataaaaaaaattgcttttccAGTTAAGagagcatattttattttttaattcagtatatcattatctttaactttatttaaaatattttaatagaatAAAATAGCTATGACTTTCTATTGCCAAACGTTAACATTAACAATTGTTCAATACTCTAACGTACTActtctttgtttacttttcagacatgcagccagctcacagccagcaaCACTCGGATgagccaccactgtcaccagcagttGATGAGGCACtgtcaccagcagttgctgaggacccAGGTCTATCCCTGATTCCAATAAACTGTAGAATAATTTAACACACGAAGGTAATGAGTGATGATCCCTTTTTTTCATAACTAAAAGTACATGCTTTCCCTTTCAGGGACATCAACCCTCCATCCTCCTGCAGCTGAGCAGTCAGGGCAATCATTGGGGAAACCAAACAGTGACCCAGTGCTACAAGCTGTCGTCCGGCTGGAGGGTTCGTTTCAAagaacaagtaaatatgttttttaaaaaaagattttaaagtgTGAATTGTGAATAACCTCTTTCCTGCATGGAATATTAACGGTTATACTTACTCTATTCATAGTGCGTCACTTGGAAAGGAGAGTCTCCTTATTAGAGGAGGATAATCGCCAGCTAAAATGCACCATCGGGCTCCAGGTGCTCCAAGAGGGTCCACCAGCACAAGCCCCTCCAAAATGATCAGTGATCAAAAACTGTTTtgtaaatttttttttattttaaaaaataactttataatgtcgtattaaagaaatgaaagaaatgtaCAGTATAAAAAAGTATATTACCATGCACTTAAAAAATAgttgttgcaaagaaaacataaacGTGTTCtctcctttattgtagttataatacttacaatgccctaaaataattttttaaaaaacaaaattataacTATTACAGTaggaccacagtttaaacaaagcATTTACCAACTCCATAAACATTTAACACGTTAAAAGTGGTTAGATGACTAATATTAAagtgatggtgaaaacacaataggaggtttattaagccttctgggacttacagcatctgctaaagctccattaaactactaaaggtaaacgtgctaaatactaaaaaaaacattacaagtacagcaaccatttaacaacatcataaaccatctacattaacatttaacaagTTTTAGGTTACTTCCACACTACTTTGACAGTTATGGAGAAAACACTAACGGACGTTTAATCAGCCGTCTTGGACGCTcaggattttctacacctctttttggagtagatgtagcagacataatttcctcattttcaagaATCTCAGCATTTACATGCTGAGCAGCAGATTGAATCTCTGCTATTTCTGCAGCCTGGATATTCCTCTGTCGCACCATGCTGTTGGCATCTAGAATTTTATCAACCAGGCGTTCCAAAATAGATGAGTGATGTGCAATAGAGTTTATCAGCATCTTCCTGTCGCGTTTGTATTCCTCATCTGATTCCAAGGACTTGtgtaagaaatcattaaaaaaagttgaatcttcctgcatcattgctcttgttttGGCACTTTCTGACGAAGAGTGCTGCATTAACCGTTCAGCAATATCATTTGCTGTACGTCGGGTTTTTCGATTTCTAGTCATCGCAAGCCTTGTGGCAAGCGacaaagtggcctgtgtatttggaatccctgtgtctgataagaaaaaaaaggaattgaagttAGAGGTAGTGGTTGTTGGCATTATCATGACTTAGAATATTAATGTCTAAAACATAAAATATGATGGATGGTATAATGTTAGATTTACCAGTTTCAGGGTGCTGggatgcttgctgttgtgcatcagctgcagtgctgctggttgaGCCTGTTTCTGTGAATATAAGTTGAAAAAGATGAACTCAGTTCCTCTTTCCATAGTTTACATGTTCACAATGGTTCATGTTATTAAATTGAGGAATATAAATAGTTACAATGTTAATATACTacattagaatgtttttaaaaaacacagtaataaaaagTAACAGCATTATTAAATGTGATTATTGCATTGGAAAACATATGATTACTCGTAGCCAATGCTACCCCGGAGAAAACAGGTTCAAAACCCAAAATATTGTCAGCCCATCTTTAACAGATCCAAACCTTGCTCCACAGTAATCAGTGCTTGCTCTTGATCTGTCAATGTGCAGCTCATATTTGGAtccgaatccatgctgacctgttcatctgtgagtagtaaaaaaaagcaatacttaatacacacttctcctgtaggtaagggagaaatataatattaacaaaaaaaatactcaccattgtaaaggtcttcagtattcaccgtttccagaggcacattttcttcttcctgtgaggacccataactgatgttcgatgaacttccggatgagctgctgctgcctgatgatggcatggtccttctaatttctaaacttgatactacacgcttaggtctcattgtagcatcacccctgagaatgctgtgtagctgtgagaagtagggacatgtggttgcattgttacctgactttgcattgtgcatgatCACTCTACGATAGTCTAGTCTCaaagctttgcttttcctcctgcactctacagctgttcggttgtgccccctctttgtagttcctgtgctatcacttcaaatgaatcaatgttccgatgggttgccctcagttgctcctgaattttttcttccccccatatgTCAAGCAAATCcagaatttctgggtgacgccatgaggtgcctcggcccttactgccacttgccattctcagatctaaggattatgaagaaaaaatatatttataatattattaattaagaAAGATGTCTCTTGCTTAAACTCGTTaactccttgatttggttttaatgttaggtcaatgatcacttagcagaattgctaacagaatgtagttttttaatatgtcaccaaaaataaagcaacttttaaaagtattgcacttggaataactctcctcCTAAAACCgttacctgaaatatgaagaacaattacaagcatgagggaaatgcaagcaaggttgtggggagaggagtgggggtgTCTGGGAGactatacaaaagtaggtaaagttcctgaactgaaatatcagttctaagagatacatgtaaacttcagcagccaAAAAGGAACACTGATTTAAtgaaaaaggcatgcaaaagctttaTAAGCAAACATTTCATTCCACATTAGAGTGCAATAAtctatgtgggggtggggtgggtttgtgtgtggaggggagaaacttaacattaattacatttcaacatcTAGACATTAAAACATCATCATTTTCTTGTAAAGAAACAagtaacattacaaatgagaaagcaAAAAGACTGAACGACTGAggataatggatacctgccccctcccccctcccttgctggaaaggtgaagaggaaaaatggaggctgcttttcgcgccggatttggggcttgcctatactagccggcgctctgtaaagggggaaaaggtgggatataaataaataaaaaaagaattacaactgggaatggcgaaagagggaaggctgaggataatggatacctgccccctcccccctccctggctggaacggtgaagaggaaaaatggaggctgcttttcgcgccagaatagaggtttgcctatagagttcaaagcactcTAGCCTGCGCTCTGCGCCTATACACTATACACAGACTACgctgcgctctgtaaagagcctattaaacgaatatgcacgGATGCGCATAGGTCGTAACAAttgaaaaaaagaattacaactgggaatggcgaaagagggaaggctgaggataatggatacctgccccctcccccctccctggctggaaaggtgaagaggaaaaatggaggctgcttttcgcgccggatttggggctttgcctatactagccggcgctctgtaaagatTTGGCGCTTTGCCTATACTAGCtggcgctctgtaaagagccttttaaacgaatatgcattgatgcgcatagatcagaacaaattaaaaaaaatagaaatgagaaagccaaaagcgggAACGACTGAGGTTAATGGAActgacctcacctgtcctcgcacgcggaaaagttgatgattaaagatggatggtgtgaggtaaatggaaccgacctcacctgtcctcgcacgcaGAAAAGTTGATGAGtaaagatggatggtgttgttcggaccggaaatgttatcggaagaggaagtcaaaaggcaacaaagtaagtctggtgggcggagcggggcggggaggaaagagcgactaattgtttcacaccttggaagaagggacaccttaaactgacctaagacggactaaataacagcgccccAAAACtgggaaaaggcgctttgaaagtacgcctgtgtgtCCCGATGAGCTTCAGGGCGCACTCCAGATGCAAGCGATTTCGGAatgacgtgtggatccgcccccaGGCAAACACCATATCCTACAATGGATGTCTGACCCAGATGTATTTCTTGGCAGTCTTTGTAGCCACAGATAACTTTCTGTTGGCCTCCATGGCATATGATCGCTATGTAGCCATCTGCCGCCCACTACATTACACTACAATAATGAGCCATAAGCGCTGCCTAGTGTTGGACACTGGGTCTTGGCTCCTGGCTCAAGTCCACTCCCTGTTGTACGTTCCTTTAATATCTggtttttccttttgtgcttcCCGAGaaatcccccatttttttttttgcgatTTCCACCCTTTACTCCAGCTCTCCTGCTCAGACACCTCATCTGTTGAAATGCTGTTTGTTACTGAAGGTACTCCAGCTCTTCTTGGACCACTCATGCTCATTCTTCTGTCCTACGTTTTCATTGTGTTCAATAGGGATGTgttctgcttctaatcggaccggagaagcaggagcggagcggggggcttcgcctgcccttaaggcagaggcgaagaggattggggggccggcggagcgtggcgaagaggatcgaggtgaaggtggatctttcgcctcgatccggagctccgccggaaaggtaagtggggtttactgggccctgccgctgtcacagCAGGGCCCggtagcccccctccccgccctcctctcccttacctgcctccatccgcggtctgtcagcgtcttcaattgagcccgcggtgccaccaggaagcctgggccgcttgcggcccagacttcctggtggcaccgcgggttcaattgaagatggcgatggaccacggacggaggcaggtaaggtccccctctcccttggtcctttaccgggctctgccgctgagactgccttgagtcttggcgtgcatatgtatccctggacaagctatcatggtggtgagtttgaggtttctaacgtgcaaattgacggagctatggaaaggggtgtgaatggggtgcccggtttacataaattccccaaaaatcaggggatgatgagactgccttgaggctCAGCATGCGTGTGCagccctggacaagctatcatggtggtgagtttgagatttttaacgtgcaaattgacggagctatggaaaggggtgtgaatggggtgcccggttttcataaattcccccaaaatcaggggatgatgggactgccttgagtcttggcatgcatgtacacccctggataagctttcatggtggcaagtttgagatttttaacgtgcaaattgatggagctatggaaaggggtgtgaatggggtgcccagttttcataaattccccaaaaatcaggggatgatgggattgccttgaatcttggcgtgtgtgtgtatacctccatgaggtgtcatggtgccaaacttgaggtttctaactttaacagaaaaaaagttgtatacttttttagcttaatgcaagcctatggggggaaatggagctccgatccggatccggagctccgagcagagcgaagtggacataggcggagcgggggcggggtggagcggcccgatccacaaatcacggatctggaagtgaagcggagcggggggtccgtgcacacgccTAGTGTTCAAGGTTTTGAAGATCCCATCAGCTTCTGGGAAGTACAAGGTCATTTCTACTTGCAGTGCCCACCTCACCATGGTGGCCTTGTTCTATGGCACTCTGATAGGCACCTACATTCGCCCGTCCTCCACTTACTCTGGCTCTAGGTTAAGAGTGGCATCTATATTCTACACCGTTGTCACCCCTATGCTCAACCCTTTCATCTATAGCATAAGGAACCGTGAGATGCATGAGGCCATGAAGAGGTTACTGAGGGTTTGGTTTCAGAGGAGGAGAGTAAtaaatcttctatataaataaaaatgtaaatgttcgttcgaagcagacgttatatctccgaaacttcttcaccgattgctttgaaattttgacacaacgttgcattcgaatatgcgagcgttgttatgcaactatgttctatatggggacaaaagtttgtcttaaaatcgaagaaataggcctcctcaaaaccagtcctgctgatcattgtgacatcgccaaccagtaggccaatccactgcctctgcctcctctcacatttgcatgttctctcacaattggctgagtgaatatagatgtcacacctgtgacagttacacgttctgaagaaaggtaactgccaggagtttccactaacctcctcaccgtaaaaacatcctttttaaaaaaccaaacaatctgctttacttcatccaaataatgcctcgcagaagatcacacttaggtcgtcgtactcgcagagcggaagcacggcgacgagaaattgcaaatcagactgaggaagaacaggcatcagcaaatgagaaaaaaagaaaaagaatgcctcaaatacgtgccaaggaaccagccaagcaacattcagccagatttgaggatgcacggttgcgagcacagcaatcgcattctacagcttcagatctgctttgttctcaacagaatgaacgcgacaggctgagagtggctgaaagatgtcaacga
This window of the Elgaria multicarinata webbii isolate HBS135686 ecotype San Diego chromosome 3, rElgMul1.1.pri, whole genome shotgun sequence genome carries:
- the LOC134393938 gene encoding olfactory receptor 1361-like; this encodes MEREQANDTSSAGFVLLGLSDSPEFQGLLFPIFLSIYLLTLLGNLLIILLIFSNSSLFHAPMYFFLNHLSLADLGFTSTTVPKMLQIVVPKSLQANTISYNGCLTQMYFLAVFVATDNFLLASMAYDRYVAICRPLHYTTIMSHKRCLVLDTGSWLLAQVHSLLYVPLISGFSFCASREIPHFFFCDFHPLLQLSCSDTSSVEMLFVTEGTPALLGPLMLILLSYARLVFKVLKIPSASGKYKVISTCSAHLTMVALFYGTLIGTYIRPSSTYSGSRLRVASIFYTVVTPMLNPFIYSIRNREMHEAMKRLLRVWFQRRRKPSGQ